In the Kaistella sp. 97-N-M2 genome, one interval contains:
- a CDS encoding glycosyltransferase family 2 protein — protein MSTISVIIAIYNRKEELFELLNSLSRQTDKDFEVIIVDDGSIINLRPTADLFQQSLNIEFFRKDNSGPGLSRNYGARRAKNDWLVFVDSDVIVESDYIQNIRKNLAAIPCDAFGGADKAHKGFNLMQKAISYSMTSVFTTGGIRGSKKAVTKFQPRSFNMGVRRAAFEKVGGFSEMRIGEDPDLSMKLWENGFTTAFFDDIGVFHKRRVDFGKFSRQVYQFGCARPILNQRHPKYVKISFAFPSLFLLGYVLGFLEYFLYQKGLILGFYGLYTFSVFFHALAQTRNISIAAMAIISTYIQMFSYGYGFLKSWILLNIFRQKPEDAFPSHFS, from the coding sequence TTGAGTACCATCTCCGTCATCATCGCCATTTACAACCGGAAAGAAGAACTTTTCGAATTGCTTAATTCCTTATCGCGACAAACCGATAAAGATTTCGAGGTGATTATTGTCGACGATGGTTCCATAATCAACTTAAGGCCGACCGCGGACCTGTTTCAGCAAAGTCTAAACATCGAATTTTTCCGGAAAGATAATTCCGGTCCCGGCTTATCCCGAAACTATGGTGCCCGCAGAGCAAAAAACGACTGGCTTGTTTTCGTCGATTCCGATGTGATCGTAGAAAGCGATTATATTCAAAACATCAGAAAAAACCTTGCGGCAATTCCCTGCGACGCTTTTGGTGGCGCCGACAAAGCGCACAAAGGTTTCAACCTCATGCAGAAAGCCATATCCTATTCCATGACCTCCGTTTTTACCACGGGCGGCATCCGCGGTAGCAAAAAAGCCGTAACCAAATTTCAGCCGCGCAGTTTCAACATGGGCGTGCGGAGAGCCGCCTTCGAGAAAGTGGGCGGCTTCTCCGAAATGCGCATTGGCGAAGATCCCGATCTTTCCATGAAACTTTGGGAGAACGGCTTCACGACGGCATTTTTCGATGATATTGGGGTCTTTCATAAGCGGCGCGTAGATTTTGGTAAGTTTTCCAGACAGGTCTATCAGTTCGGGTGCGCGCGACCCATTTTAAACCAGCGCCATCCAAAATACGTTAAGATTTCATTCGCCTTTCCCTCTCTTTTTTTACTCGGCTACGTCCTGGGATTTTTAGAATATTTTCTCTACCAAAAGGGCCTCATTTTAGGATTTTACGGCCTTTATACCTTCAGTGTTTTTTTCCACGCGCTGGCGCAAACCAGGAACATCAGCATCGCTGCGATGGCCATTATTTCCACCTATATACAGATGTTTTCCTACGGATACGGCTTCCTGAAATCCTGGATTTTACTCAATATTTTCCGGCAAAAACCCGAAGACGCCTTTCCGTCGCATTTTTCATAA
- a CDS encoding class I SAM-dependent RNA methyltransferase, producing the protein MDTDNLKIQIKTFFGLEEILAEEIRKLGGANVEVKNRAVNCEGDLGFLYKINYSARTALKILVPLLTFKAWDENRFYDKLFAFPWDEYMTVNQTFAIDTTIYSERFNHSQFISLKMKDAIADYFNFKFRKRPSVDTQNPDVKFHLHIDRELVTISLDSSGDPLFKRGYRKEQGEAPINEVLASGMLQLAGWDGKGNFLDPMCGSGTLLIEAAMIAMDLPAQTFRRNFGFQNWLNYDAELFNTIKEVRLNRVREFTGKIVGYDIDSDMLHASRINIEAADMADVIEVKTQDFFDSKKELFPLLMVFNPPYDERIEINDDEFYKKIGDTFKKNYPNTLAWLISSDLDSMKKIGLRPSRKIKLYNGKLECRFMQYEMYEGTKKIHKLENK; encoded by the coding sequence ATGGATACAGACAACTTAAAAATACAGATCAAGACATTTTTCGGCCTCGAGGAAATTTTAGCAGAGGAAATTCGGAAACTTGGCGGCGCCAACGTCGAAGTGAAAAACCGCGCCGTTAACTGTGAAGGCGATCTGGGTTTTCTTTATAAAATAAATTATTCTGCCCGTACTGCGCTGAAAATTCTTGTGCCGCTGCTCACCTTTAAAGCCTGGGATGAGAATCGTTTTTACGATAAACTTTTTGCTTTTCCGTGGGATGAATACATGACGGTGAACCAGACTTTCGCCATTGATACGACGATTTATTCCGAAAGATTTAACCATTCGCAATTTATTTCTTTGAAAATGAAAGACGCGATTGCGGATTATTTCAATTTCAAATTTAGAAAAAGACCCAGCGTCGATACGCAGAACCCCGACGTTAAATTTCATCTTCATATTGACCGCGAACTTGTTACCATTTCCCTCGATTCTTCCGGCGATCCTTTATTTAAAAGAGGGTACAGAAAAGAGCAGGGCGAAGCGCCAATCAACGAAGTTCTTGCGTCCGGAATGCTCCAGCTTGCAGGTTGGGACGGAAAAGGGAATTTCCTCGATCCCATGTGCGGATCTGGCACATTGCTGATTGAAGCCGCCATGATTGCCATGGATTTGCCCGCCCAAACCTTCCGCCGGAATTTTGGCTTCCAAAACTGGCTGAATTACGATGCAGAACTATTCAACACCATCAAGGAAGTGCGGTTGAACCGCGTTCGCGAATTCACCGGAAAAATTGTGGGTTACGACATCGATTCCGACATGCTTCACGCCTCGCGAATCAATATTGAAGCCGCAGATATGGCAGATGTTATCGAAGTGAAAACGCAGGATTTTTTCGACTCTAAAAAAGAATTGTTTCCGCTGCTCATGGTTTTCAATCCGCCTTACGACGAAAGAATTGAAATTAATGACGACGAATTCTACAAAAAGATAGGCGACACCTTCAAGAAAAATTATCCCAACACTTTAGCCTGGCTTATTTCTTCCGACCTGGATTCTATGAAAAAGATCGGTTTGCGGCCGTCGCGAAAAATAAAACTCTACAACGGAAAATTGGAATGCCGTTTTATGCAGTATGAAATGTATGAAGGCACGAAGAAAATTCATAAACTTGAAAATAAATAA
- a CDS encoding class I SAM-dependent methyltransferase: MAWFETWFDTPYYHILYKDRDFAEAEKFITLLINHLNIPKDSKIIDLACGKGRHSVYLNEMGYDVLGLDLSKESILHNKPLENSTLKFKVHDMRQEIFPQISAEKVEGVFNLFTSFGYFDDENDDRKVFQSISNVVKEEGYFVLDFLNAKKVENTLVPEYTTTKSDIDFHIKKRIEDQNIIKDINFADRGRKYHFFEKVKLHTLEEIAAYGDEFGFESIQVFGNYQLEAFDLENSPRCITVFRKKHSV, encoded by the coding sequence ATGGCATGGTTCGAAACTTGGTTTGATACTCCTTATTATCACATTCTCTATAAAGACAGAGATTTTGCAGAAGCAGAAAAATTTATCACCTTATTAATCAATCATTTAAACATTCCGAAAGATTCAAAAATAATCGACCTCGCCTGCGGAAAAGGACGGCATTCCGTTTATCTGAATGAAATGGGCTATGATGTTTTGGGACTGGATTTATCCAAAGAAAGTATTTTGCACAACAAACCGTTGGAAAATTCGACGCTGAAATTTAAAGTTCACGATATGCGACAGGAGATTTTTCCACAAATCTCGGCAGAAAAAGTGGAAGGTGTTTTCAATCTCTTTACAAGTTTTGGCTATTTTGATGATGAAAATGACGACCGAAAGGTTTTTCAATCCATTTCAAATGTAGTAAAAGAGGAAGGTTATTTTGTTTTGGATTTTCTAAATGCTAAAAAAGTGGAGAACACCCTAGTTCCGGAATATACCACGACGAAAAGTGACATAGATTTTCACATTAAAAAACGAATTGAAGACCAAAACATCATCAAGGATATTAACTTTGCGGATCGGGGCAGGAAATATCATTTTTTTGAGAAAGTTAAACTCCACACTTTAGAAGAAATTGCTGCTTATGGCGATGAATTTGGTTTCGAGAGCATTCAGGTTTTTGGCAATTATCAACTGGAAGCCTTCGACCTGGAAAATTCGCCGCGCTGCATCACCGTTTTCCGAAAAAAACATTCAGTATAA
- a CDS encoding ZIP family metal transporter, with protein sequence MIITLLILSVLIGVSLGKYLGGREKFAKNLLIVSAGFLITICLNEVFPEVYSGENHNIGLWVIGGVLLQMLLENLTKGFEHGHFHHHTEGKNILPLALMVGLFIHAFLEGIPLANEEEILTPYLTGILVHNIPISFILGAFLVKNNKFSASSVLIIAIFALASPFGLVLGKYFNPNLEVYFLALVGGIFLHISSVIIFESNKNHNVDWKKMGLVTLGVLLAMTSHLFHQH encoded by the coding sequence ATGATTATTACCTTATTGATTTTGAGCGTTTTGATCGGCGTTTCCCTCGGGAAATATTTGGGTGGGCGCGAGAAATTCGCAAAAAACCTCTTGATCGTTAGTGCCGGATTTCTTATCACCATCTGTTTAAATGAGGTTTTTCCAGAAGTGTATTCGGGAGAAAATCATAATATTGGGCTGTGGGTTATTGGCGGTGTTTTGCTGCAAATGTTGCTCGAAAATTTAACGAAAGGTTTTGAACACGGCCACTTTCATCATCATACGGAAGGGAAAAATATCCTTCCGCTGGCTTTAATGGTGGGACTTTTCATCCATGCATTTCTGGAGGGAATTCCTCTTGCCAACGAAGAGGAAATTTTAACGCCTTATCTCACGGGAATTCTTGTACACAATATTCCAATTTCCTTTATCCTGGGTGCGTTTTTGGTGAAAAATAACAAATTTTCCGCGTCTTCTGTTTTAATTATCGCAATTTTCGCCTTAGCATCGCCCTTTGGATTGGTGCTGGGTAAATATTTTAATCCTAATCTGGAAGTTTATTTTCTGGCTTTAGTAGGAGGAATTTTTCTTCACATCTCTTCCGTAATCATCTTCGAAAGCAATAAAAATCACAATGTAGACTGGAAAAAAATGGGTTTGGTTACGTTGGGCGTTTTGCTGGCCATGACAAGCCATCTCTTTCATCAGCATTAA
- a CDS encoding OmpP1/FadL family transporter yields the protein MIKNSLTVLSLSVAYFANAQDVSTIKNTTEVYSNSSINGSSKFNAMAGSIGALGGDASVLNSNPAGIGVSIASEVSGTLFIESNKNTTSYAGKTLDYKINNTDLGNTGGIAAFQMNPSSAWKFVNVAVNYSNKSLDDYSETPGNNIIYEINDADGVLLDELSFAGHAYNRFGNLSKTQIGVGGNYDNRIYVGAGLNFHNAVLDQYDTAAFTDNSNNTDTYNKQYTPFSESSSGFSASVGIIGKISPEFRLGASLETPTWWNISRIYSEYENPVDGTYTEDRRLSSPMKATVSAAYVASKNFAINVDYTLGITKSKYKVYGPAETELNNFFSDSSKNISEVKVGAEYRFSDFRLRGGYGFSSNPFDAAGINSVSDSGASSNSTYDNLYAGKSNTIGAGIGYDFKSFYIDAAYQNVSSEYKSPFLQGSSDANTGYFSNQYIVNSDAAIVSNVKNKKDNFFITLGWKF from the coding sequence ATGATCAAAAATTCTTTAACGGTTTTAAGCTTATCTGTTGCTTATTTTGCGAATGCACAAGACGTTTCAACCATTAAAAACACAACGGAGGTTTATTCAAATTCATCAATAAACGGTTCTTCCAAATTCAATGCGATGGCTGGTTCCATTGGTGCGCTAGGAGGGGACGCGTCGGTCTTAAACTCGAATCCGGCGGGAATCGGAGTTAGTATTGCAAGTGAGGTTTCGGGTACATTATTTATCGAAAGCAACAAAAATACGACCTCTTACGCGGGTAAAACGCTTGATTATAAAATAAATAATACCGATTTGGGAAACACGGGCGGAATCGCTGCCTTCCAAATGAATCCGTCGTCAGCCTGGAAATTTGTCAATGTAGCCGTTAATTATTCTAATAAATCGTTGGATGATTATTCGGAAACTCCAGGTAATAATATTATTTATGAAATTAACGATGCGGATGGTGTTCTTTTGGATGAACTTTCCTTTGCAGGACACGCCTACAATCGTTTCGGTAATCTATCTAAAACCCAAATCGGTGTAGGTGGAAATTACGATAACAGAATTTATGTAGGGGCAGGTTTAAACTTTCACAATGCAGTTTTAGACCAGTATGATACCGCGGCGTTTACGGATAATTCCAATAATACAGATACTTACAACAAGCAGTATACACCGTTCTCCGAATCTTCCAGTGGATTTTCTGCGTCGGTTGGGATTATCGGAAAAATTAGTCCTGAATTCAGGTTAGGCGCATCCCTTGAAACACCTACCTGGTGGAATATTTCCCGCATTTACAGCGAATACGAAAATCCTGTGGATGGCACTTATACTGAAGACCGCAGACTTTCTTCACCGATGAAAGCTACTGTGAGTGCTGCATATGTTGCCAGTAAAAATTTTGCGATCAACGTTGATTATACGTTAGGAATTACGAAATCCAAATACAAAGTATACGGCCCTGCCGAAACTGAATTGAATAACTTTTTCTCTGACAGTTCAAAAAATATTTCAGAGGTTAAAGTCGGCGCAGAATACAGATTCAGCGATTTTCGTTTGAGAGGTGGTTACGGCTTCTCTTCAAATCCGTTTGATGCCGCCGGTATTAATTCCGTTTCAGACAGTGGTGCTTCGTCAAACAGCACATACGACAATCTATATGCCGGCAAAAGTAATACTATTGGTGCCGGGATTGGATATGATTTTAAATCATTTTATATTGATGCCGCGTACCAAAACGTAAGTTCAGAATATAAGAGCCCATTTTTACAAGGTTCATCCGATGCAAATACAGGGTATTTTTCGAATCAGTATATCGTCAATTCAGATGCAGCCATCGTATCGAATGTTAAAAACAAGAAAGATAATTTCTTTATCACTTTAGGCTGGAAATTTTAA
- a CDS encoding prolyl-tRNA synthetase, which yields MEKITYKNLLNSLTSTKVLAIAGGLLLMSCGAQMGGYSETDGVYYDPNTDTLPEGVAMNSGNRVGDYYDYQATDSDNKYLNSNNRNQNWNDNQNSDWGNYTGTDTYYNDFWGYPYGFYSGFGFGMTFGWGSPFGYGLYDPWGYNSWYGYYSPYGYYSPYYSYNPYYGYNPYYGYNPYYGSYNGNGYNTYNGGFNYKRSGSDGAFRNSSKSSSVRNSNTTNSGFRSDNPRMNSQSNPRYNTPQRSTEPRFRTDSQPRQTSPRQMTPRYEQPRTRSYDNGGFRSGGSGGGFNSGGSTNSGSTRSSGGGGFRR from the coding sequence ATGGAAAAAATTACTTATAAAAATTTACTTAATTCGCTTACATCTACCAAGGTTTTAGCAATCGCAGGCGGTTTACTGCTAATGTCCTGCGGCGCTCAAATGGGAGGTTACAGCGAGACAGACGGAGTTTATTATGATCCGAACACTGATACTTTACCGGAAGGCGTTGCCATGAACAGCGGAAACCGAGTAGGGGATTATTATGATTATCAGGCGACAGACAGTGATAACAAATATCTAAACTCTAACAACAGGAATCAGAACTGGAATGACAATCAAAATTCTGACTGGGGAAATTACACTGGCACCGATACGTATTACAATGATTTCTGGGGATATCCTTATGGATTTTACTCCGGCTTTGGTTTCGGGATGACTTTTGGATGGGGATCTCCTTTTGGGTACGGACTTTATGATCCTTGGGGTTACAATTCATGGTACGGATATTACAGCCCTTATGGATATTATAGCCCTTATTACAGCTACAATCCTTATTATGGTTATAATCCTTATTACGGATATAATCCTTACTATGGAAGCTACAACGGAAATGGTTACAACACGTATAACGGAGGTTTCAATTATAAAAGAAGCGGCAGTGATGGGGCGTTTAGAAATTCATCAAAAAGTTCAAGTGTGAGAAATTCGAATACCACAAACTCGGGCTTTAGAAGTGATAATCCACGAATGAACAGTCAGTCCAACCCACGCTATAATACGCCGCAAAGAAGTACAGAGCCTCGTTTTAGAACTGATTCTCAACCCAGACAAACAAGTCCGAGACAAATGACCCCACGTTACGAGCAACCAAGAACCCGAAGCTATGATAATGGTGGCTTTAGATCCGGTGGTTCTGGTGGCGGCTTTAACAGCGGGGGATCAACAAACTCAGGTTCAACCAGATCTTCAGGCGGCGGCGGGTTTAGAAGATAA
- the proS gene encoding proline--tRNA ligase produces the protein MAKLTSRAEDYSKWYNELVVKADLAENSGVRGCMVIKPYGYAIWEKMRDEMDRKFKETGHENAYFPIFIPKSLFEAEEKNAEGFAKECAVVTHYRLKSDPDNPGKLIVDPDAKLEEELIVRPTSEAIIWNTYKNWVQSYRDLPILINQWANVVRWEMRTRLFLRTAEFLWQEGHTAHATKAEAVEETEKMINVYAEFAENFMAIPVIRGTKTESERFAGADETYCIEALMQDGKALQAGTSHFLGQNFGKAFDVKFTNKEGKIEHAWGTSWGTSTRLIGGLIMTHSDDLGLVLPPSLAPIQVVIVPIFKGDEQFEQVSKVAVDLQTKLKAKGISVKYDNKTENKPGWKFAEYELKGVPIRVAIGARDLENGTVEIARRDNLTKETQPLENIEVYIENLLQTIQKDIYQKALDYRDQHITEVDSYEEFKKVLEEKGGFISAHWDGTAEEEEKIKNETKATIRCIPLDNIQEEGISLISGKTSKQRVIFAKAY, from the coding sequence ATGGCAAAATTGACCTCAAGAGCTGAAGATTATAGCAAATGGTATAATGAACTGGTAGTAAAAGCGGATCTGGCAGAAAATTCCGGGGTGCGGGGCTGCATGGTAATCAAGCCATACGGATATGCCATCTGGGAAAAAATGCGCGATGAAATGGATAGAAAATTTAAAGAAACCGGTCACGAAAATGCTTACTTCCCAATCTTTATCCCAAAAAGTCTGTTTGAAGCCGAAGAAAAAAATGCCGAAGGTTTTGCAAAAGAATGTGCTGTTGTAACCCATTACCGTTTAAAATCCGATCCGGATAACCCGGGGAAACTAATCGTTGATCCCGATGCGAAACTGGAAGAAGAGCTAATTGTTCGTCCAACGTCGGAAGCTATTATATGGAACACCTACAAAAACTGGGTGCAGTCTTACCGTGATTTGCCAATCTTAATCAACCAGTGGGCAAATGTAGTTAGGTGGGAAATGAGAACGCGCTTATTTCTGCGAACGGCAGAATTTCTTTGGCAGGAAGGCCACACCGCTCATGCAACGAAAGCGGAGGCCGTAGAGGAAACCGAAAAAATGATTAACGTTTATGCAGAATTTGCCGAAAATTTTATGGCAATTCCAGTGATTCGGGGAACCAAAACCGAATCAGAAAGATTTGCCGGAGCCGACGAAACGTACTGTATTGAAGCACTCATGCAGGATGGGAAAGCCCTTCAGGCGGGAACATCTCACTTTTTAGGGCAAAATTTTGGTAAAGCTTTCGATGTTAAATTCACGAATAAAGAAGGTAAAATAGAGCACGCCTGGGGAACCTCCTGGGGAACTTCCACCCGTTTGATCGGTGGCTTAATTATGACGCATTCTGACGATCTGGGTCTCGTTTTGCCGCCAAGTTTAGCACCAATTCAGGTGGTAATTGTCCCCATTTTTAAAGGCGACGAGCAATTTGAACAGGTGAGTAAAGTCGCAGTCGACCTTCAAACTAAATTAAAAGCTAAAGGAATTTCAGTAAAGTACGACAACAAAACCGAAAATAAGCCCGGTTGGAAGTTTGCGGAGTATGAATTAAAAGGCGTACCAATCCGTGTCGCCATTGGCGCGAGAGATTTGGAAAATGGCACGGTCGAAATTGCCAGACGTGATAATCTCACGAAGGAAACTCAGCCTTTGGAAAATATTGAGGTTTATATTGAAAATCTTCTTCAGACGATACAAAAAGATATTTACCAGAAAGCGCTTGATTATCGTGATCAACACATTACCGAAGTAGATTCGTACGAAGAATTTAAAAAAGTTCTGGAAGAAAAAGGCGGCTTTATTTCTGCCCACTGGGACGGAACTGCGGAAGAAGAGGAAAAGATCAAGAATGAAACAAAAGCAACCATCCGCTGTATTCCGTTAGATAATATACAGGAAGAAGGTATTTCTCTAATCTCCGGTAAAACTTCAAAACAGCGCGTCATTTTCGCGAAGGCATATTAA
- a CDS encoding OmpA family protein → MSLNIIDLIKGQLGPALVSQAASQLGESESAISKAISGLLPAVVGGLANNADKPGVLDSITGATSGGILGNLLGDASNNPMISTVLASIFGDKIGGLVNSVSSFAGVSNSSSNSLLNMVAGAALGSIGKYAADNKLGNDGVKNLLEDQKGIVSTLMPAGLSLASLGLGSMGSTSMDVPTENVKVTSYDEPKIEVNRGGNTHVNVDKVDDADGAGSIWKWLLPLLLLALAAWFLWKQCNKPADTTTTMTDSTAMMTDSAAVTAPVDSAMMNTTKTDEDIDLNGTAIKGYKGGMEDSMISFLKSGAYANAADDAALKDNWYTFDKVNFKMGSSTDLEAASQGQLDNLLAILKAYPEAKIKIGGYTDKVGDEAANVKLSGERAEYIKKWLSDKGVGAQVLGAEGYGSKFATVDASASDAERAIDRKMAVRFAK, encoded by the coding sequence ATGTCACTAAACATCATCGACCTTATCAAAGGACAGTTGGGTCCTGCTCTCGTATCCCAGGCTGCATCGCAGTTAGGCGAAAGCGAATCTGCGATTTCAAAAGCAATCAGTGGATTACTTCCTGCCGTAGTAGGCGGATTAGCGAACAACGCAGATAAACCAGGAGTTTTAGATTCCATTACAGGCGCTACCTCCGGTGGGATACTTGGAAATTTATTAGGGGATGCCTCTAACAATCCCATGATTTCAACTGTTCTAGCTTCCATTTTTGGCGACAAGATTGGAGGATTAGTTAATTCGGTCTCAAGTTTTGCGGGCGTGAGTAATTCATCATCCAATTCATTGTTGAACATGGTTGCTGGTGCAGCTTTAGGATCGATCGGAAAATATGCTGCCGACAACAAGTTGGGTAATGATGGCGTGAAAAATCTTTTAGAAGATCAGAAAGGAATTGTTTCCACCTTAATGCCCGCAGGGTTATCCTTGGCCTCCTTAGGTTTAGGAAGCATGGGAAGCACAAGCATGGATGTTCCGACGGAAAATGTAAAAGTAACATCTTACGACGAGCCTAAAATTGAAGTGAACAGAGGCGGCAATACCCATGTAAATGTCGATAAAGTTGATGATGCCGACGGCGCCGGTTCCATTTGGAAATGGTTGTTACCACTTCTTTTACTCGCGTTGGCAGCTTGGTTTCTTTGGAAACAATGTAACAAACCCGCGGACACCACAACTACAATGACTGATTCTACGGCAATGATGACCGATTCCGCAGCAGTAACAGCTCCCGTAGATTCAGCGATGATGAATACGACTAAAACAGACGAAGATATCGATTTGAATGGTACTGCAATTAAAGGTTATAAAGGTGGAATGGAAGATTCCATGATTTCTTTTCTGAAATCCGGAGCCTACGCCAATGCCGCAGACGATGCTGCCTTGAAAGATAATTGGTACACATTCGATAAAGTTAATTTCAAAATGGGTTCTTCTACGGATTTGGAAGCAGCTTCCCAAGGTCAGTTGGATAATTTATTGGCGATTTTAAAAGCCTATCCAGAAGCGAAGATCAAAATCGGAGGATATACCGATAAAGTTGGCGACGAGGCTGCGAATGTGAAGTTATCCGGCGAAAGAGCGGAGTACATCAAAAAATGGTTATCAGACAAAGGTGTTGGCGCACAGGTTTTAGGTGCTGAAGGGTACGGAAGCAAATTCGCTACCGTTGATGCTTCAGCTTCCGATGCTGAAAGAGCGATTGATAGAAAGATGGCTGTAAGATTTGCTAAATAA